From a region of the Actinopolymorpha singaporensis genome:
- a CDS encoding alpha/beta hydrolase, with protein MGLTSSGFLAVCVASGLVVIGFALWALTRINGRGPGSLLARLGVLVAAQLAALAMAAVAVNDNFQFYTSLSDVLGTANNADNVVVKGVDPQPPVTGGEGQTGKRYDSVRIRSGILPAATARTSGEILDVTVRGAKSGLSSQAFVYLPPAYFSPAYAHRRMPGLVVMPGYPSTASNLIMRMNYPWAMESQIKHHRARPMVLVMTNETVTPPRDTECTNVAHGPKAETFLAQDLTDAISAKFRVARPGAGWGLMGDSTGGFCAVKLAMNYPHRFTSAVSLSGYYHAIMDFTTGDLFGGNRHLQHMNDPEWMLRHRPAPPVSVLVTTSRTETQVLPDTRKFLSMVKPPMRASSIILPSGGHNFGAWKGEMPPCLDWLSAHLWAVANAGHPATSTGRPLANPPVTRHSAALHQRHHA; from the coding sequence ATGGGACTGACCAGCAGTGGGTTCCTTGCTGTGTGCGTGGCGTCCGGGCTCGTCGTGATCGGCTTCGCACTGTGGGCGCTGACCCGGATCAACGGCCGAGGGCCCGGCTCCCTGCTCGCTCGGCTGGGCGTGCTGGTGGCCGCCCAACTGGCGGCGCTCGCGATGGCCGCAGTGGCCGTGAACGACAACTTCCAGTTCTACACCTCTCTGTCCGACGTCCTGGGCACGGCCAACAACGCCGACAACGTGGTGGTCAAGGGTGTCGACCCACAACCACCGGTCACCGGTGGAGAGGGTCAGACGGGGAAGCGGTACGACTCCGTTCGGATTCGGTCGGGAATCCTCCCGGCGGCGACCGCCAGGACGTCCGGTGAGATCCTCGACGTGACGGTTCGCGGTGCCAAGTCGGGGCTGAGTTCGCAGGCGTTCGTCTACCTCCCGCCGGCGTACTTCTCCCCCGCCTACGCCCACAGGCGGATGCCCGGCCTGGTCGTGATGCCCGGTTACCCGAGCACCGCCTCCAACCTGATCATGCGGATGAACTATCCGTGGGCGATGGAGTCGCAGATCAAACACCACCGCGCCCGGCCCATGGTGCTGGTGATGACGAACGAGACGGTCACACCGCCGCGGGACACCGAGTGCACCAACGTGGCGCACGGACCGAAGGCGGAGACGTTCCTGGCCCAGGACCTCACCGACGCGATCTCGGCCAAGTTCCGCGTTGCCCGGCCGGGAGCTGGATGGGGGCTGATGGGCGACTCCACCGGCGGCTTCTGCGCGGTGAAGCTGGCGATGAACTACCCGCACCGATTCACCTCGGCGGTGTCGCTGTCCGGTTACTACCACGCGATCATGGACTTCACGACCGGTGACCTGTTCGGCGGCAACAGGCACCTGCAGCACATGAACGACCCCGAATGGATGCTGCGCCACCGGCCGGCACCGCCGGTCTCGGTTCTCGTCACGACCAGCCGGACGGAGACCCAGGTGCTGCCGGACACTCGCAAGTTCCTGTCGATGGTGAAGCCGCCCATGCGGGCGTCGTCGATCATCCTGCCGTCCGGTGGGCACAACTTCGGGGCGTGGAAGGGCGAGATGCCGCCCTGCCTGGACTGGTTGTCGGCTCACCTGTGGGCAGTTGCGAACGCGGGCCACCCGGCAACGTCGACCGGGCGGCCACTGGCCAATCCGCCGGTCACTCGACACAGCGCCGCCCTCCACCAACGACACCACGCGTAG
- a CDS encoding DUF5996 family protein, protein MGETQTAKVEAWPSLRVDDWTSTRDTLHMWTQIVGKVRLSQAPLLNHWWQVTLYVSPRGLTTGSIPYGDRLFDIEFDFCDHQLLIRSSDGGVQTVALEPKSVADFYQQTMQALGRLGFEIQILARPNEVEPAIPFAEDTRHAAYDAEAVHLFWRQLVQASRVLGIFRSYFVGKVSPVHLFWGALDLACTRFSGRPAPDHPGGAPNCGDWVMVEGYSRELSSCGFWPGGGEEGAFYAYAYPEPDGFADYPVEPAAAQYNQQYQQFLLPYEAVRTADDPDETLLRFLHTTYAAAADRGNWDRAMLEADPARWDQYR, encoded by the coding sequence ATGGGGGAGACACAGACAGCCAAGGTCGAGGCGTGGCCGAGCCTGCGCGTGGACGACTGGACCTCCACCCGCGACACGCTGCACATGTGGACGCAGATCGTGGGCAAGGTCAGGTTGTCACAGGCACCGTTGCTCAACCACTGGTGGCAGGTGACGCTGTACGTGAGTCCGCGGGGGCTGACCACCGGCAGCATCCCGTACGGCGACAGGCTCTTCGACATCGAGTTCGACTTCTGCGACCACCAGCTCCTCATCCGGTCGAGTGACGGCGGCGTGCAGACCGTCGCCCTGGAACCGAAGTCGGTCGCCGACTTCTACCAGCAGACCATGCAGGCCCTTGGCAGGCTGGGCTTCGAGATCCAGATCCTCGCCCGGCCCAACGAGGTCGAACCCGCGATCCCGTTCGCCGAGGACACCAGGCACGCTGCCTACGACGCGGAAGCCGTCCACCTGTTCTGGCGGCAACTCGTCCAGGCGAGCCGCGTCCTCGGGATCTTCAGGTCGTACTTCGTCGGCAAGGTGAGCCCCGTGCACCTCTTCTGGGGTGCGCTGGACCTGGCGTGCACGCGATTCTCGGGACGGCCGGCGCCCGATCATCCGGGCGGTGCGCCCAACTGTGGCGACTGGGTGATGGTGGAGGGCTACTCCCGCGAGCTCAGCAGCTGTGGCTTCTGGCCCGGTGGCGGCGAGGAGGGCGCGTTCTACGCCTACGCCTACCCCGAGCCGGACGGCTTCGCGGACTATCCCGTCGAGCCGGCTGCGGCCCAGTACAACCAGCAGTACCAGCAGTTCCTGTTGCCGTACGAAGCGGTCCGGACGGCCGACGACCCCGACGAGACCCTGCTGCGGTTCCTGCACACGACGTACGCGGCGGCGGCCGACCGCGGCAACTGGGACCGCGCCATGCTGGAGGCCGACCCCGCCCGCTGGGACCAGTACCGCTGA